Part of the Mycobacteriales bacterium genome, TCCGCGCTCCGGTCGAGGTCACGGGGTCCGGGCACCGGGACAGTCTGCCCCAGCGCTCAGACGCGCACCTCGGCGGTGACGCCGAGCGGGACGGAGATGCCGAGCCCGCCGCGGGTCGCGCCGCCGTAGCGCGCCTTCTCCTTCGGGAGGTCGAGCGGGCGGATGCCGGAGCGACCCGCGTCGATGGCCGCCTGGCCGAGCAGGTCGGCCGGCACCAGCCAGACGACCTCGAACTCCAGACCGTCGGGGTCCTTGGCGTAGAGGCTCTTGGTCGTGCCGTGGTCGGAGGCGCCGACGAGCGCACCGGCGGCGGCGAGGGTGATCTGCAGCTCCTCGAGCTGCTCGAGGGTCTCGACCTCCCAGGCGAGGTGGTACATCCCGACCGTCGAGCGTCCGGCGGCCGACGCGCCGGCGTTGGGGCCGAGCTGGAAGAGCCCGAGGTCGTGGTCGTTGGTCGACCCGCCGGCCTGCAGGAACGCCGCGCCGGGGAAGCCCATGACCTTGCGGAAACCAAGCAGGTCGGAGTAGAACGCCACCGAGCGCTCCACGTCGCGGACGTAGAGGACGGCGTGGTTGAGGCGGGTGACGGCCATGACAGTGCTCCTCGTGACGGTGCGGACATCAGACCACAACGTGGTTGAGTGTTCAACTGTTCCGGGTAGGGTCTGAGCCATGACGAGGTGGCTGGACGACGACGAGCAGCGGACCTGGCGCGCCTTCCTGCACGCGACGGCCGCCCTGCACGCCCAGCTCGACCGGGAGCTGCAGCGCGACTCCGGCATGCCGCAGAGCTACTACGAGGTGCTCGTGCACCTGTCGGAGGCGCCCGCGCGCACCGTGCGGATGAGCGAGCTCGCCGACCGCACACGCAGCAGCCGCAGCCGGCTGTCGCACGCCGTCGCCCGACTCGAGGAGCAGGGCTGGGTGCGGCGCGAGGCCTGCGAGGGCGACAAGCGCGGCCAGATGTGCGTGCTCACCGACGTCGGCCTCTCGGTGCTCGAGAAGGCGGCTCCGGCCCACGTCGACGGCGTGCGGACCCATCTCTTCGATCAGCTCACCCGCGAGCAGGTCACAGCCCTGCGGGGCATCTCCGACGCGCTGGTCACCCACCTCGACGGCCTGTGCGAGCAGGCCGGCGCCCGTGCCGAGAGCTAGGGCTTCTTCTTGCCCGGCGTGAAGTAGACCGGCGGCTCGCTCGAGGCGGTGGCGACCGCGCCGGTCTGGCAGTTGTTGCCCTGCCAGGTGTTGGCGTCGACCGGGTTGCCCTCGCCGCAGCGGACCTTGCTGGTGCTCGACACCGTGTTGTCGCGCAGCACGTTGCCGACCGCGTGGCCCCGGACCCGGTTGACGAGGATCGCGTAGTGGCTCGAGAAGCTGTTGCCGACGACGACGTTGCCGGTGACGTCGCGGTTGCGGGCGCACATGAACAGCGCCGACGCCCCCGAGCCCGCTGGGCCGCCGGGGCAGTTGACCTTGCCGCGGCCGCGCGGGTTGCTCGCGGTGTTGCCGCTGATCACCCAGTTGCTCGCGTCGACGAGGCTGATCGCCGCGAAGCCGTCGACCTTGCTGTTGTCGGTGATGGTGTTGCCGGACAGCACCCCGCCGTCGACGCCGTCGAGGTCGACGCCGCTGCCGTCGTTGTCGCGGATGGTGTTGCCCGAGATGATCACCCGGTCGGTCGCGTCACCGACCGGGTGGATGTAGATGCCGGCACCGGGCGGTGCCGCGGCCTTGGTGCACTCGAAGCCGTTGGAGTGGATCGTGCTGACGGTGATGACGGTCGTGAAGAGGTTGAGCGACACGAGGTCCTCGTAGGCGCTGATCCCGACGCAGCGCGCGTTGCGGACCTCCACGTCGTGGACGATCATCGACGGCGCGCTGATGCCGACGTGGGCGCCGTCGCGGACGTCGGCCCGACCTTGCAGGGAGTGCTTGCGCTGGCTGTTGCCGTCGACGGTGATGCCCGTGATGGTGACCGGGCGCTCGTACGGCGGAGCCGACTTCACGACGCCGATCTCCTGCGGCCAGGGCGCGTTGCGGCGGGCCAGGAGCACGACCTCGTTGCGCGCCGCGCCCTCGACGCCGCGCAGCAGGTGGCCGCCGGGGACGCGTAGGGCGCGGTCGAGCACATGGGTCCCGCGCGGGACCGCGACGCACTGGTGGGTGTCGACGGCCAGCTGCAGCGACCCGTTGGCGGGCACCCACGTGTGGCACGCCTCGGGCAGCCCGGTCGGCACGTCCGGCACGGAGATGCCGGACACGGAGACGCCCGGCAGGGCCGTGGCTGTCGAGGCCAGTCCGAGCAGGGCGAGCGGCAGGGCCGCGAGAGCGGTGCGCGTGCGCAAGCTGTCCTGTCCCCCCGTGCCGTGCTGCTGGATGCGGCGACTGTAGGGCCAGACCCGTGCAGACCCGGACAGGGCCTGCGGGGCGTGTCCGGCCCGTTGCACTCGCTGTGTGCTCTCGACAACGGCCGGGGCGCTCTGGAGTGACGGGCGGACACCCTCATGTCACCCGTCCGTGTCACCGGTCCGTCACGAACGTCCCGGGAACGACCGGCCCGCCCGGCCGGTTGAGCAGAGCAGAGCGTTCCGTCGTACTCCTGGAGGTCCCTCGTGTGGTCGCTGCGCAAGAAGGTCGAGCTGCCGACTCCGGAGGAGGCGCTGCCCGGCCGTGACACGCCGATCCGGCTCAGCGAGCCGCACACCGTGCTCGGCACGCCGCTCGAGGGCCCCTACCCCGACGGCCTCGAGGTGCTCGACGTCGGCATGGGCTGCTTCTGGGGCGCCGAGAGGTCGATGTGGAAGCAGCCCGGCGTCTGGACGACGCTGGTCGGCTACCAGGGCGGGATCACGCCGAACCCGACCTACGA contains:
- a CDS encoding MarR family transcriptional regulator, which encodes MTRWLDDDEQRTWRAFLHATAALHAQLDRELQRDSGMPQSYYEVLVHLSEAPARTVRMSELADRTRSSRSRLSHAVARLEEQGWVRREACEGDKRGQMCVLTDVGLSVLEKAAPAHVDGVRTHLFDQLTREQVTALRGISDALVTHLDGLCEQAGARAES
- a CDS encoding right-handed parallel beta-helix repeat-containing protein; translation: MRTRTALAALPLALLGLASTATALPGVSVSGISVPDVPTGLPEACHTWVPANGSLQLAVDTHQCVAVPRGTHVLDRALRVPGGHLLRGVEGAARNEVVLLARRNAPWPQEIGVVKSAPPYERPVTITGITVDGNSQRKHSLQGRADVRDGAHVGISAPSMIVHDVEVRNARCVGISAYEDLVSLNLFTTVITVSTIHSNGFECTKAAAPPGAGIYIHPVGDATDRVIISGNTIRDNDGSGVDLDGVDGGVLSGNTITDNSKVDGFAAISLVDASNWVISGNTASNPRGRGKVNCPGGPAGSGASALFMCARNRDVTGNVVVGNSFSSHYAILVNRVRGHAVGNVLRDNTVSSTSKVRCGEGNPVDANTWQGNNCQTGAVATASSEPPVYFTPGKKKP
- a CDS encoding VOC family protein, which encodes MAVTRLNHAVLYVRDVERSVAFYSDLLGFRKVMGFPGAAFLQAGGSTNDHDLGLFQLGPNAGASAAGRSTVGMYHLAWEVETLEQLEELQITLAAAGALVGASDHGTTKSLYAKDPDGLEFEVVWLVPADLLGQAAIDAGRSGIRPLDLPKEKARYGGATRGGLGISVPLGVTAEVRV